One genomic window of Spirochaetota bacterium includes the following:
- a CDS encoding 3'-5' exonuclease: MPAGNNAHSSPSHPQGTFAVIDFETTGISPECGARPTEIGVVILEDGVIVDTYESLMNPGVHIPYFIQELTGITDSMVRHAPDVGTVMQEVTEFIASHRLVAHNAAFDSKFLDAELIKLKRPRDKEMLCSLMLSRRVFPEIPSHKLSSLVETLRLPSTKHHRALADATAAAHLLMHIQRELEQRFDLDHVSHEMLLSIQQAPRAKLEKCIAEFMKAPK; this comes from the coding sequence ATGCCCGCAGGAAATAATGCACATTCATCTCCGTCCCATCCACAAGGGACGTTCGCCGTCATAGACTTTGAGACCACCGGCATCTCGCCTGAATGCGGCGCCCGGCCCACCGAGATCGGCGTCGTCATCCTTGAGGACGGGGTTATCGTCGATACCTACGAAAGTCTCATGAACCCGGGCGTGCACATCCCCTATTTCATCCAGGAACTTACCGGCATAACGGACAGCATGGTCAGGCATGCGCCCGATGTGGGAACGGTCATGCAGGAAGTCACCGAGTTCATTGCATCGCATCGATTGGTCGCGCACAATGCGGCGTTCGACAGTAAATTCCTCGATGCAGAGCTCATCAAGCTTAAGAGGCCGCGGGATAAGGAAATGCTCTGTTCGCTCATGCTTTCGCGCCGCGTGTTCCCTGAGATACCAAGCCACAAGCTTTCCTCGCTCGTGGAAACGCTCCGTCTGCCGTCGACTAAGCATCACCGCGCATTGGCGGATGCCACGGCTGCTGCGCACCTTCTTATGCATATACAGCGGGAATTAGAGCAGCGTTTCGATCTGGACCATGTGTCGCATGAAATGCTTCTGAGCATACAGCAAGCCCCGCGTGCGAAGCTGGAAAAGTGCATCGCAGAGTTCATGAAAGCCCCGAAATAG
- the hisB gene encoding imidazoleglycerol-phosphate dehydratase HisB yields the protein MRKSKRERTTKETQIELSLDLDGTGTYTIDTPIGFFNHMLELFAKHGRFDLAIKAKGDVNVDFHHTVEDVGIVLGEAVAEALGDKKGIERYANVSLPMDETLVDVALDISGRPYAVYKADGLARDKVGEFDTELAADFFRAFAVSAKMTMHVSLSYGTNAHHIIEAMFKASAVALRRASRITNESIPSTKGIL from the coding sequence ATGCGAAAAAGCAAGCGCGAGCGCACGACAAAAGAGACACAGATCGAACTTTCTCTCGATCTTGACGGCACCGGCACGTATACCATCGACACGCCGATAGGCTTTTTCAATCACATGCTCGAACTGTTCGCCAAACACGGGCGATTCGACCTTGCAATAAAAGCGAAGGGCGATGTGAACGTAGATTTTCATCACACCGTGGAGGATGTCGGCATCGTTCTCGGCGAGGCCGTTGCGGAAGCGCTTGGCGATAAAAAAGGTATAGAACGCTACGCGAACGTATCGCTTCCCATGGATGAGACCCTCGTCGATGTGGCCCTCGATATCTCCGGCCGCCCTTACGCGGTCTATAAAGCCGACGGTCTTGCCCGCGATAAAGTGGGCGAATTCGATACCGAACTTGCCGCCGATTTTTTCCGCGCCTTCGCGGTGAGCGCAAAAATGACCATGCATGTGTCCCTTAGCTACGGCACCAATGCGCATCACATCATCGAAGCGATGTTCAAGGCGAGCGCGGTGGCGCTCCGCCGTGCTTCGCGCATAACGAACGAAAGCATCCCGTCCACGAAAGGGATACTCTGA
- a CDS encoding helix-turn-helix domain-containing protein has translation MTAEQLKGARFFTAEAPVYVGDSLFTSERKFHPHRHDFHEFFIVRSGSLVHHHNGSDTTIHAGTIWFILPDDTHCFSATGEDALLTNVAFTKALADSAAVYLGIKDLEAAVRTRAHTTLSPHGFGHFIERIGVLAQAKADVKRMLGRSLIADVIAMLSLPRTEIVDPPPAWLSAACNAMQKEENFPRGLERFIELAGKSQEHVTRSMHDHYGQTPTEFINTIRLDRAAYRMRASTDDILSIAYSVGFNNSSHFIALFKKRYGVTPSAYRRQSARIFAQKG, from the coding sequence GTGACTGCAGAACAACTGAAAGGCGCGCGATTCTTCACCGCTGAAGCTCCTGTCTATGTCGGTGATTCGCTTTTCACCTCCGAGCGCAAATTCCATCCGCATCGCCACGATTTCCATGAGTTCTTCATCGTTCGTTCAGGGTCGCTCGTACATCATCATAACGGGAGTGATACGACCATCCATGCCGGCACGATCTGGTTCATACTGCCCGACGATACGCACTGCTTTTCGGCGACCGGCGAGGATGCGCTCCTCACCAATGTCGCGTTCACGAAAGCGCTCGCGGATTCGGCCGCTGTCTATCTCGGCATAAAGGACCTCGAGGCAGCGGTACGGACCCGGGCACATACGACGCTCTCACCGCACGGATTCGGACACTTCATCGAACGTATCGGCGTGCTCGCACAGGCGAAGGCCGATGTGAAGCGCATGCTCGGCCGATCGCTTATCGCCGATGTCATAGCCATGCTGTCATTGCCGCGCACCGAGATCGTTGATCCGCCGCCTGCGTGGCTTTCCGCCGCATGCAATGCCATGCAGAAGGAGGAGAATTTCCCCCGCGGGCTTGAACGCTTCATCGAACTTGCCGGGAAAAGCCAGGAGCATGTTACGCGCTCCATGCACGATCATTATGGGCAGACGCCCACTGAATTCATCAATACGATACGCCTCGACCGTGCCGCCTACCGCATGCGCGCAAGCACGGACGACATCCTCAGCATCGCCTACAGCGTCGGCTTCAACAACAGTTCACATTTCATCGCGCTGTTCAAGAAGCGCTACGGTGTTACGCCGAGCGCCTATCGCCGTCAGAGCGCGCGCATTTTTGCGCAGAAGGGATGA
- a CDS encoding helix-turn-helix domain-containing protein, whose product MHDTLEDSVTAIETELGISMTIVDNDGVLHTPEGMSVFSHARQSHRKNAVCDIDFCEKCIAHCRYEMNEKCQGQRTPFREECWKGVVEIVVPMSSGGIHYGMLYAGSWRTKLTSPARLSSAFAAAYKALPEYSDDRAAALMSILAVYADGIITRLKEMNTLSFPDSRGNKVATYIRENASGTIRLSDIAALLSISSSRTSVLLKKIFGVSLPSLVTAERLKRAKALLASSDLTLEKIASATGFFDEYHLSRSFKHAVGITPRAYRLRHRKENC is encoded by the coding sequence GTGCACGATACATTGGAAGACAGCGTTACAGCCATCGAGACCGAATTGGGGATATCGATGACCATCGTCGATAATGACGGCGTATTGCATACACCGGAGGGCATGTCCGTCTTCAGCCATGCGCGGCAGTCGCACCGGAAGAACGCGGTATGCGACATCGACTTCTGCGAGAAATGCATAGCCCATTGCCGCTACGAGATGAATGAAAAATGCCAGGGGCAGAGAACGCCGTTCCGTGAAGAGTGCTGGAAGGGCGTTGTTGAGATCGTTGTCCCGATGAGCTCAGGGGGGATTCACTACGGCATGCTCTATGCCGGTTCCTGGCGGACGAAGCTCACATCCCCGGCACGGCTTTCGTCCGCTTTCGCGGCGGCGTACAAAGCCCTCCCCGAGTACAGCGACGATCGTGCGGCGGCGCTCATGTCGATACTCGCGGTATACGCGGACGGCATCATCACACGGCTCAAGGAGATGAACACGCTTTCCTTCCCGGATTCGCGCGGGAATAAAGTGGCGACCTATATCCGCGAGAACGCTTCCGGAACGATACGCCTTTCCGATATCGCTGCGCTTCTCAGCATTTCAAGCTCGCGCACGAGCGTTCTCCTCAAAAAGATATTCGGTGTATCGCTCCCTTCTCTCGTTACCGCAGAACGGCTGAAACGGGCGAAGGCGCTCCTCGCCTCATCCGACCTTACCCTCGAAAAAATAGCATCCGCCACCGGGTTCTTTGATGAGTATCATCTGAGCCGTTCATTCAAGCATGCGGTGGGGATTACGCCGCGGGCGTATCGTCTGCGGCACAGAAAAGAGAATTGCTGA
- a CDS encoding endo-1,4-beta-xylanase, translating into MKQSAVLLIFIAAFLSAGDGLSATPGLFRGYTTGVIRPDEGTVEVELSFSKPVEEFASADGQFIFAVKPARRPGKDGNTLLCLFMPPEPGRGLSALVRTGKGYYRVDMPSFSYVKNEMIHLAMSWGKALTLFVNGRAVGSTPMKEGIGPEFLSHGFQADMFPPFNVHAMKLSTRASGEGDVYPGRLHVADDDTSFIASNGMRDVSYRTTRWHTSCGYHALIPAWRFETQVYTEGETPFMEFIGVAHKAAEYRVSIQAYDSDGVSAFTTNTRISLMPDGVHRVFSIPLALKHDYYRIITSIHGADDAFYTNAISILPRTMGTDGALSKFYGQHRDTDVEASFFTKLGARSTRTWAGGRVFLWQHIEPEQGQFEWTQADAYVSECRNAKLDILGLLGNPPRWAALEPDEAHKKKHPLACRPERWKPKDTAAWGRYVFETAQRYKGVVASWEIYNEVNFAPPARPGSFSGSVEDYFEMLKTAYTEVKRADPKANVLISGFSPNGDRAWPLSLMKMGALNYCDIFNIHGYSGVDGVKDWLAAYKKEKPAMPWWQTEQMWFQIEDHEKRILPTVEYYAQFLAAGAERYYNMGTTEVFADRYIYSPTSGYHITGVFMEMLRTCNAYKGMYRFTGSDEFPVRHYFTRTDGTILSIFASAHASVTAGPCIAAYDSMGRTNTITDGETVPVSNAAYIISAKPLVIKNAVLHARKTVCQNGGFEEIDGDIGEGGLAAGKPRIWSYRDKNFDPSGAISISADANSGKYALAVSGSGKGRVFAVQYTRVPAGNYIFSAYFKRGEGSGQKPHLQYNIADVEKKAELKIKAFDAVSGEYRRYEWVITMPDVEALTLGVGMSEGTGTVLIDEVRFERTD; encoded by the coding sequence ATGAAGCAAAGTGCCGTGCTCTTGATCTTCATCGCCGCTTTTCTTTCCGCCGGTGACGGGCTCTCAGCGACACCCGGCTTATTCCGCGGATATACAACCGGCGTGATACGCCCCGACGAAGGTACGGTGGAAGTGGAGCTTTCCTTCAGCAAACCGGTTGAGGAATTCGCAAGCGCTGACGGCCAATTCATCTTTGCCGTGAAACCGGCCAGGCGCCCCGGCAAGGACGGCAATACGCTTCTCTGTCTTTTCATGCCGCCCGAACCCGGCAGGGGTCTTTCCGCGCTCGTGCGTACCGGGAAAGGCTATTATCGTGTGGACATGCCCTCGTTCTCGTACGTCAAAAACGAGATGATTCACCTCGCGATGAGCTGGGGTAAAGCGCTTACGCTCTTCGTGAACGGCAGGGCCGTCGGCTCCACGCCGATGAAGGAGGGCATCGGTCCTGAATTCCTGTCGCACGGTTTTCAAGCCGATATGTTCCCGCCGTTCAATGTGCACGCGATGAAACTATCGACGCGTGCCTCCGGCGAAGGCGATGTGTACCCCGGACGGCTGCATGTCGCCGACGATGATACATCATTCATCGCATCGAACGGCATGCGCGATGTTTCCTACCGCACGACACGGTGGCATACTTCATGCGGGTATCATGCGCTTATTCCCGCATGGCGCTTTGAGACGCAGGTGTACACCGAAGGCGAAACGCCGTTCATGGAATTCATCGGCGTCGCACATAAAGCCGCCGAATACCGCGTGAGCATACAGGCATACGACAGCGACGGGGTATCCGCTTTTACCACAAATACGCGCATCTCGCTCATGCCCGACGGCGTCCATCGCGTGTTCAGCATACCGCTCGCGCTCAAGCATGACTACTATCGCATTATCACCTCTATTCACGGGGCAGATGATGCATTCTATACCAACGCAATATCGATACTCCCGAGAACAATGGGTACCGACGGTGCGCTCTCGAAATTCTACGGACAGCACCGCGATACCGACGTTGAGGCTTCATTCTTCACGAAACTCGGCGCGCGCTCCACGCGAACATGGGCGGGCGGACGCGTATTTCTCTGGCAGCACATTGAACCCGAGCAGGGGCAGTTCGAATGGACACAGGCGGACGCGTATGTGTCCGAATGCAGAAATGCGAAGCTGGATATCCTGGGACTCCTCGGCAATCCACCGCGCTGGGCCGCCCTCGAACCGGATGAAGCGCATAAGAAAAAGCACCCCCTTGCCTGCCGCCCGGAGCGATGGAAGCCGAAAGATACCGCGGCATGGGGCAGATATGTCTTTGAAACGGCACAGCGATACAAAGGCGTTGTCGCATCATGGGAAATTTACAATGAAGTGAATTTCGCCCCGCCGGCACGGCCGGGATCGTTCTCCGGATCAGTGGAGGACTATTTTGAGATGCTGAAGACCGCGTACACGGAAGTAAAACGGGCGGACCCGAAAGCGAATGTGCTCATCAGCGGATTCTCCCCGAATGGCGACCGCGCCTGGCCGCTCTCGCTCATGAAAATGGGCGCGCTCAATTACTGCGACATATTCAACATACACGGGTATTCCGGCGTCGACGGCGTGAAGGACTGGCTTGCCGCGTACAAAAAGGAAAAGCCCGCAATGCCGTGGTGGCAGACCGAGCAGATGTGGTTCCAGATAGAGGACCATGAGAAGCGCATACTGCCCACCGTGGAGTATTACGCACAATTCCTCGCTGCAGGTGCTGAGCGGTATTACAACATGGGAACGACCGAGGTGTTCGCCGACCGCTACATTTATTCACCGACATCCGGATATCACATAACCGGGGTGTTCATGGAAATGCTCCGCACGTGCAATGCATACAAGGGGATGTATCGATTCACCGGAAGCGACGAATTCCCCGTGCGTCATTATTTCACGAGAACGGACGGCACAATCCTCAGCATATTCGCAAGCGCTCATGCATCTGTCACGGCGGGACCCTGCATCGCGGCATATGACAGCATGGGGCGGACCAATACCATCACAGACGGCGAGACAGTACCGGTCTCGAATGCGGCCTATATCATCAGCGCAAAACCGCTTGTAATAAAAAACGCCGTGCTTCATGCGCGGAAAACCGTCTGCCAGAACGGCGGCTTTGAGGAGATAGACGGGGATATCGGCGAAGGCGGACTTGCCGCGGGCAAACCGCGCATCTGGTCGTATCGCGATAAGAATTTCGATCCATCGGGCGCGATATCGATCAGCGCCGACGCGAACAGCGGGAAATATGCGCTTGCTGTATCCGGCTCCGGGAAAGGGCGCGTGTTCGCCGTGCAGTACACCCGTGTACCGGCAGGCAATTATATTTTTTCGGCATATTTCAAGCGCGGTGAAGGAAGCGGGCAGAAGCCGCATCTGCAGTACAATATCGCGGATGTGGAAAAAAAAGCCGAGTTGAAAATAAAAGCATTCGATGCTGTCTCAGGGGAATACCGCCGCTATGAATGGGTGATCACCATGCCTGATGTGGAAGCCCTCACGCTCGGGGTCGGGATGAGCGAGGGAACGGGGACGGTACTTATTGATGAAGTACGCTTCGAAAGAACGGACTGA
- a CDS encoding ABC transporter substrate binding protein produces the protein MKTFIRSFLLAALCSISLLVIAAPLSAQKKILVIDTQKTGWPADAAVARKKYLDANGFVEGKDLTVVSVSVENDETKAAALLAEELPKNYNVIVLNGTIPARAAKKAAFGTKQPFVFAGVTDPVGVGIIADFKTAPTANFTGVSFPVPVRSRLAFIKQVMPKVKKIGLIYADMPQSHSYKTWLDDAIAGDPSLKGMQVIYRMVPAVTGETGPQQMADAAKAYVQELDAQVDLFISANDQMGVSKQFPMMVYQTAKKPLCGLGRSDVMDGLGATMSIYPVFDTFGVQSGRMIAELLKGKKVSDLVPEWPKQNGVAFDLGKAKKFGISVPVGLLELAGPNVVRAAK, from the coding sequence TTGAAAACCTTCATCCGCTCGTTCTTGCTCGCCGCGTTGTGCTCGATCTCGCTCCTTGTCATTGCAGCACCGCTGTCAGCACAGAAAAAAATACTTGTCATCGACACACAAAAGACCGGCTGGCCTGCCGATGCCGCCGTTGCGCGTAAGAAATACCTTGACGCGAACGGTTTCGTCGAAGGGAAGGACCTGACCGTCGTATCGGTCTCCGTCGAGAACGATGAAACGAAAGCGGCCGCGCTCCTTGCTGAAGAACTCCCGAAGAATTACAATGTCATCGTGCTCAACGGCACCATACCGGCGCGCGCCGCAAAAAAAGCCGCGTTCGGAACGAAGCAGCCGTTCGTGTTCGCCGGCGTCACGGACCCCGTGGGTGTCGGCATCATCGCCGATTTCAAAACAGCCCCGACGGCGAATTTTACCGGCGTTTCGTTCCCCGTACCGGTGAGATCACGTCTGGCTTTCATCAAGCAGGTCATGCCGAAAGTGAAGAAGATCGGCCTTATCTATGCCGATATGCCGCAGTCGCACAGCTATAAAACGTGGCTCGATGACGCCATTGCCGGCGATCCTTCGCTCAAGGGTATGCAGGTCATCTATCGGATGGTGCCCGCGGTGACCGGCGAGACCGGTCCGCAGCAGATGGCTGATGCCGCCAAGGCGTATGTGCAGGAGCTCGATGCGCAAGTGGACCTTTTTATCAGCGCGAACGATCAAATGGGCGTGAGCAAACAGTTCCCCATGATGGTCTATCAAACCGCAAAGAAACCGCTCTGCGGGCTCGGCCGAAGCGATGTCATGGACGGTCTCGGTGCAACCATGTCGATATACCCCGTGTTCGACACCTTCGGCGTGCAGTCAGGACGCATGATCGCGGAACTGCTCAAGGGCAAGAAGGTGAGCGATCTGGTCCCCGAATGGCCGAAGCAGAACGGCGTCGCCTTCGACCTCGGGAAAGCGAAGAAATTCGGGATCTCGGTACCGGTAGGCTTGCTTGAGCTCGCCGGCCCGAACGTCGTTCGCGCCGCGAAATAG
- a CDS encoding methyl-accepting chemotaxis protein, protein MKSIRFKIIIVVVPVISAFAVAMWLPNMLGTRRVYKEAYISGNFTAAERIVDIAAKGLQFFSFDSLTGMNEALSDYIAKHPETVYCYVTDRTPKVLYHAAADTNRYEPASDFSPAALTNAGQRIVSPRRDIFELILPVEFSSEIVGAVHVGITQSSINALLARSLLTALILLVTLLTAAVIVLAIILDRIVSRPLIELENMLHNIAEGDGDLRKRIVVRSTDEIGQLAGSFNTFAGKVQSLVALVKQNSASSHERASAFGDSMNEGAQTIQEIAATVSMVEKNVQQQNELVKKTDANNEAQRHGIAGIVRGIDDILASTNALKQVVENQSANVTEIASAIEEMSSTIISVTSVTEKARTSAAMLKDVTTQGKERMLKTTDIINGLLSSVGTINEFIGVIVSIAQQTNLLAMNAAIEAAHAGDQGKGFAVVAEEIRKLSDISNKQAGEANNSLKAIATKIKDAATELRETEKSFATLSSESENVFTITHEVKNAADEESKAVSEIVISISEVSKITQNVRSNYTAIHGSLNSMRETLTSVMESSGETTDSMKALRELSGSIAGSMGEMAVGAGELNRMTAKLLSLTKNMSESIDMLTETVTPYKTDDIDAALDPLLPPPRTTAK, encoded by the coding sequence ATGAAAAGCATTCGCTTTAAGATAATCATCGTCGTCGTTCCGGTCATATCGGCCTTTGCAGTGGCGATGTGGCTGCCGAACATGCTCGGCACGCGGCGTGTATATAAAGAAGCGTATATCAGCGGGAATTTCACCGCTGCAGAGCGCATCGTCGATATCGCGGCAAAAGGACTGCAGTTCTTCTCGTTCGATTCGCTCACCGGTATGAACGAAGCACTCTCGGATTATATCGCAAAGCATCCGGAAACCGTATACTGCTATGTTACGGACCGGACGCCGAAGGTGCTCTACCACGCAGCCGCGGACACCAACCGATATGAACCGGCGTCCGACTTTTCACCGGCAGCGCTCACGAACGCCGGCCAGCGGATCGTGTCGCCGCGTCGGGACATCTTCGAGCTCATCCTCCCGGTCGAGTTCTCATCTGAGATCGTCGGCGCCGTTCATGTCGGCATAACGCAGTCATCGATCAACGCCCTCTTGGCCCGTTCGCTCTTGACCGCGCTCATCCTCCTTGTGACTCTCCTTACCGCAGCGGTGATCGTGCTCGCGATAATCCTCGACCGCATCGTCTCGCGGCCGCTGATAGAGCTCGAGAACATGCTCCACAATATCGCCGAGGGCGACGGTGATCTGCGTAAACGCATCGTGGTGCGGTCGACGGACGAGATCGGGCAGCTCGCCGGATCGTTCAATACGTTCGCGGGGAAAGTACAGTCGCTGGTGGCCCTCGTCAAGCAGAACAGCGCTTCATCCCATGAACGCGCCAGCGCTTTTGGCGACAGCATGAACGAAGGCGCACAGACGATACAGGAGATCGCCGCCACCGTGTCCATGGTGGAAAAGAACGTTCAGCAGCAGAACGAACTGGTGAAGAAGACCGATGCGAACAATGAAGCGCAGCGCCACGGCATCGCCGGTATCGTACGGGGTATCGATGATATACTGGCGAGCACGAACGCGCTTAAGCAGGTCGTTGAGAATCAATCTGCGAACGTGACCGAGATAGCCTCGGCCATCGAGGAGATGTCATCCACGATAATAAGCGTCACCTCGGTCACCGAAAAGGCGCGGACGTCGGCGGCCATGCTCAAGGACGTAACGACGCAGGGCAAGGAGCGCATGCTCAAGACCACCGATATCATCAACGGCCTCCTGTCGTCGGTCGGTACTATCAACGAATTCATCGGCGTCATCGTTTCCATCGCGCAGCAGACGAATCTCCTTGCGATGAACGCCGCTATCGAAGCGGCGCATGCGGGCGATCAGGGGAAAGGGTTTGCGGTCGTCGCCGAAGAGATACGCAAGCTCTCGGATATTTCCAACAAGCAGGCCGGTGAGGCGAACAATTCGCTCAAGGCCATTGCGACAAAGATCAAGGATGCTGCGACGGAACTCCGTGAGACCGAGAAGAGCTTTGCGACACTGTCATCGGAATCCGAGAACGTGTTCACGATAACCCATGAGGTGAAGAATGCCGCCGATGAAGAATCGAAGGCGGTGTCCGAGATCGTGATATCCATATCCGAAGTATCCAAAATAACCCAGAACGTGCGGAGCAATTATACGGCGATACACGGATCGCTTAACAGCATGCGCGAAACGCTCACCTCGGTGATGGAAAGCTCGGGCGAAACGACGGATTCGATGAAAGCGCTCAGGGAGCTTTCGGGATCCATCGCCGGCAGTATGGGGGAAATGGCCGTCGGCGCCGGTGAGCTGAACCGGATGACAGCGAAGCTCCTGTCGCTCACGAAGAACATGTCCGAGAGCATCGATATGCTGACCGAGACCGTTACGCCCTACAAGACCGATGACATTGATGCGGCGCTCGATCCGCTGCTGCCCCCGCCTCGTACAACGGCGAAGTAA
- a CDS encoding extracellular solute-binding protein → MRASGIPVFLSGEPYAHRAKYAAALARALRFSGVKVEIMRASEITTVVKHDLSAPHDIAVINVLAEEIPAMIEHGMLLPVSVLVPDASLRTLHPLSAIFASGGKQYAIPKNIACGLFFARRDILDRYGFDIPRTWDELVRFGREIRKNRKGPVLALRGKNGWAQTFLEYYWSNGGSLLSEDGAMAFDAPRAQGVLSFLSDLVHIHKLMPRAFVTRESWKTPEDITDGRLVFAQASSDALPKLAERYRASFEERFKIGLCPIGPAGTNAATYIEGSCFAVPRTTAHPRAARDVLRFFCDRNRSGNFDTHWLHPFPRYAMPFAELASFPWYVRRGCQLLADARIPQHDMPLAPGIAGIIESAVISCLDRSATPADAASAIARALTRSIGRRYSSPVARAVTHIRTNFSKQISLADIARISGLTRAHLTRLFTRETGMSPGRYRTDVRIRHAERLLEGGATAAHTAAASGFSDAKYFFRAFKRATGKTPASYRRSRRA, encoded by the coding sequence ATGAGGGCATCCGGAATACCGGTCTTCCTCAGCGGCGAACCCTATGCCCATAGAGCAAAGTACGCCGCGGCGCTCGCCCGTGCACTCCGCTTTTCCGGCGTCAAGGTCGAAATAATGCGCGCATCCGAGATCACCACGGTGGTAAAGCACGATCTCTCCGCGCCCCATGATATCGCCGTCATCAATGTTCTCGCAGAAGAGATCCCCGCGATGATCGAGCACGGCATGCTCCTGCCGGTATCCGTCCTCGTGCCGGACGCATCGCTCCGCACGCTCCATCCGCTCTCCGCGATATTCGCATCCGGCGGAAAACAGTACGCGATACCGAAGAACATCGCCTGCGGACTTTTCTTCGCCCGCCGCGACATTCTCGACCGATACGGATTCGATATCCCGCGGACCTGGGATGAGCTTGTACGTTTCGGCAGGGAAATACGGAAGAACAGGAAGGGGCCCGTCCTTGCGCTCCGCGGAAAGAACGGCTGGGCGCAGACATTCCTGGAATATTACTGGTCGAACGGCGGATCGCTCCTCTCCGAAGACGGCGCGATGGCGTTCGATGCACCCCGCGCACAGGGGGTACTATCTTTCCTTTCCGATCTTGTCCATATACACAAGCTCATGCCGCGTGCATTCGTTACCCGTGAATCGTGGAAGACGCCGGAAGATATTACCGACGGCCGTCTTGTCTTTGCACAGGCAAGTTCGGATGCGCTGCCGAAACTCGCTGAACGCTACCGTGCATCGTTCGAGGAGCGTTTCAAGATCGGCCTGTGCCCGATCGGCCCGGCGGGTACGAACGCCGCAACCTATATCGAAGGATCATGCTTCGCCGTGCCGAGAACGACGGCACACCCGCGTGCCGCACGGGATGTGCTCCGCTTCTTCTGCGACAGGAATCGTTCGGGGAATTTCGATACACACTGGCTGCATCCGTTCCCGCGCTACGCCATGCCGTTCGCCGAGCTCGCATCATTCCCGTGGTATGTACGGCGCGGCTGTCAGCTCCTTGCCGACGCGCGCATCCCGCAGCATGATATGCCGCTTGCGCCCGGCATTGCCGGTATCATCGAGAGCGCCGTCATTTCCTGCCTTGATCGCTCCGCAACGCCAGCCGACGCGGCATCCGCCATCGCCCGCGCGCTTACAAGATCGATCGGCAGACGATACTCATCCCCGGTCGCCCGTGCGGTCACGCATATCAGGACGAATTTCTCGAAGCAGATATCCCTTGCCGATATCGCACGCATATCCGGGCTCACCCGCGCGCACCTCACGCGCCTTTTTACGCGCGAGACCGGCATGTCCCCGGGCCGCTACCGCACCGATGTCCGCATACGGCATGCTGAGCGTCTCCTCGAAGGCGGGGCCACGGCGGCACACACGGCGGCGGCGAGCGGTTTCAGCGACGCGAAATACTTCTTCCGGGCGTTCAAGCGTGCCACCGGCAAGACCCCCGCCTCGTACCGCAGATCACGAAGAGCATGA